A single window of Vigna unguiculata cultivar IT97K-499-35 chromosome 1, ASM411807v1, whole genome shotgun sequence DNA harbors:
- the LOC114185097 gene encoding myosin-12, whose product MGTPVNIIVGSQVWVEDPEDAWIDGEVTEINGKNVTIIATNGKTMVADLSSIYPKDTEAPPAGVDDMTKLAYLHEPGVLHNLATRFSLNEIYTYTGNILIAVNPFRRLPHLYDIHMMEQYKGAAFGELSPHLFAVADTCYRAMINENGSQSILVSGESGAGKTETTKMLMRYLAFMGGRSATEGRTVEQQVLESNPVLEAFGNAKTVKNNNSSRFGKFVEIQFDKNGKISGAAIRTYLLERSRVCQVSDPERNYHCFYMLCAAPPEDAKKYKLGDPRQFHYLNQSNCYEVSNVDDAKEYLETRNAMDIVGISQEEQDAIFRVVAAILHLGNIDFVKGKEVDSSKLKDEKSLFHLQTAAELFMSDAKALEDSLCKRVIVTPDGNITKPLDPDAAALSRDALSKTVYSKLFDWIVDKINSSIGQDPNAVSIIGVLDIYGFESFKINSFEQLCINLTNEKLQQHFNQHVFKMEQEEYTKEEINWSYVEFVDNQDVLDLIEKKPGGIIALLDEACMFPKSTHETFAQKMYQTYKSHKRFSKPKLARTAFTINHYAGDVTYQADYFLDKNKDYVVAEHQALLCASKCPFVANLFPPLPEETSKQSKFSSIGSQFKQQLQSLMETLNTTEPHYIRCVKPNTVLQPGIFENFNVLNQLRCGGVLEAIRISCAGYPTKRTFEEFLDRFGMLAPDVLDGSDEKKAAMAICDKMGLKGYQMGKSKVFLRAGQMAEMDARRAEVLAKAAKLIQRQIRTHLTRKEFITLRKATIYIQKMWRAKLARELYEHMRREAASIRIQKHARAHRARMYYTSLQVSAIVLQSGLRAFAARNEYRYRRRTKASTKIQTQWRKVQALSDYKQQKKATVSLQCLWRARIARKELRKLRMAARETGALKEAKDKLEKRVEELTWRLDIEKHMRMDLEEAKGQEISKLQNALQEMQAQLDEAQAAIIHEREAAKIAIEQAPPVIKEVPVVDDTKLELLTNKNEELETEVEELNKKIKEFEEKFSEIENENKSRVKEAEEAQLKATQLQETIERLELSLSNLESENQVLCQQALEESKNEELFEEIKILKGQIANLESENESLRSQAAAAALEQKVHPEKIETDHSAASLEQKVHPEKVEPIPEVAVVEKINVQPRVIADNVTAQMKNLDNGNQTEEELHSRKEPKAPVFLLTKQRSLTDRQQESHDALLKCLAEDKRFEKNRPAAACIVYKALLHWRSLEAEKTHIFDKITHTIRSSIESQEGIHDLAYWLSTTSTLLFYLQCTMKASNTTKAVSRNRNSPATLFGKMAQGLRSSSMGLGISSGYSGMVEKPNDQSKVEAKYPAILFKQHLTAYVEKIYGMIRDSLKKEISPFLNLCIQAPRSIRTRSIRGSSRNIHSNIVAKQQALHMYWKGIVDKLDHALRVLSDNYVPPIITRKIFSQVFSFMNIQLFNSLLLRRECCSFSNGEYLKAGLHELELWCLKATDQFAGSSWDELKHIRQAVGFLVLHQKTQKSLEEITNELCPGLSIPQIYRIGTMFWDDKYGAQGLSAEVISRMRVIMTEDSISIHHSSFLLEVDSSIPFLMEEMFRSMSDIRLSDMDVDPPPILRQRSDFHFLLQQMDSDSQ is encoded by the exons ATGGTGGCAGATCTTTCAAGCATATACCCCAAAGATACAGAAGCACCACCTGCAGGAGTTGATGACATGACCAAGCTAGCTTACCTTCATGAGCCAGGAGTCCTGCACAATCTTGCAACTCGTTTTTCTCTCAATGAGATATAT aCATATACAGGGAATATCTTAATTGCTGTGAATCCTTTTCGAAGATTGCCACATTTGTATGACATCCATATGATGGAGCAGTACAAAGGTGCAGCATTTGGAGAGCTTAGTCCTCACCTTTTTGCTGTAGCTGACACATGTTACAG GGCAATGATAAATGAAAATGGAAGCCAATCCATTTTGGTAAGTGGAGAGAGTGGAGCTGGTAAAACTGAGACAACGAAAATGCTTATGAGATACCTGGCATTCATGGGGGGTAGATCTGCTACAGAAGGAAGAACTGTAGAACAACAGGTTTTGGAG TCCAATCCAGTGCTGGAAGCATTTGGGAATGCCAAAACTGTCAAAAATAACAATTCAAG TCGATTTGGTAAATTTGTTGAAATTCAATTTGACAAGAATGGGAAGATTTCTGGGGCTGCAATCCGAACATATCTCCTTGAAAGGTCACGAGTTTGCCAGGTCTCTGACCCAGAGAGAAACTATCATTGCTTTTACATGCTTTGTGCAGCACCACCAGAG GATGCCAAAAAGTACAAGTTAGGGGATCCAAGGCAATTCCACTATCTTAATCAATCAAACTGTTATGAAGTGTCAAATGTAGATGATGCAAAAGAATACTTGGAGACCagaaatgcaatggatattgTGGGAATTAGCCAAGAAGAGCAG GATGCTATCTTCCGTGTGGTAGCTGCAATCCTCCATCTTGGAAACATTGACTTCGTCAAAGGAAAAGAAGTGGATTCCTCCAAATTGAAAGATGAAAAATCACTCTTCCATCTCCAAACAGCAGCAGAGTTGTTCAT GTCTGATGCAAAAGCACTGGAAGATTCACTTTGCAAGCGTGTCATTGTAACTCCTGATGGTAACATCACCAAACCTCTGGACCCTGATGCAGCTGCTTTGAGTCGAGATGCCTTGTCAAAGACTGTGTACTCCAAATTGTTTGATTG GATTGTAGACAAAATTAACAGTTCAATTGGTCAAGATCCCAATGCAGTAAGCATAATAGGAGTCCTTGACATTTATGGATTTGAAAGCTTCAAAATCAACAG TTTTGAGCAATTATGCATCAACCTAACGAATGAGAAGTTGCAACAGCATTTTAATCAG CATGTATTCAAGATGGAGCAAGAAGAGTACACAAAGGAGGAAATCAATTGGAGCTATGTAGAATTTGTGGATAATCAGGATGTTCTTGATCTTATTGAGAAG AAACCAGGGGGAATAATCGCTCTTCTAGATGAAGCCTG CATGTTCCCAAAATCAACTCATGAGACTTTTGCACAAAAGATGTACCAGACATATAAATCCCACAAGCGCTTCAGCAAGCCAAAACTTGCTCGAACAGCTTTCACAATTAACCATTATGCTGGAGAT GTCACGTATCAAGCAGATTATTTTCTTGATAAAAACAAAGATTATGTTGTAGCAGAGCATCAAGCTCTTTTATGTGCTTCCAAGTGCCCATTTGTTGCTAATCTTTTCCCTCCTTTACCAGAGGAGACTTCAAAGCAATCCAAATTCTCTTCCATTGGTTCACAGTTTAAG CAACAACTGCAATCTCTCATGGAGACACTGAATACAACAGAACCACATTACATACGATGTGTGAAACCAAATACAGTTTTGCAGCCTGGGATCTTTGAGAATTTCAACGTCTTGAACCAATTAAGATGTGGG GGAGTACTTGAGGCAATAAGGATTAGTTGTGCTGGATATCCAACAAAAAGAACTTTTGAAGAGTTTCTTGATCGTTTTGGAATGCTAGCCCCCGATGTCCTTGATGG TTCTGATGAGAAAAAGGCCGCTATGGCCATCTGTGATAAGATGGGCTTAAAAGGCTATCAA ATGGGAAAATCAAAGGTATTTCTGAGAGCAGGTCAGATGGCTGAAATGGATGCCCGAAGAGCCGAAGTCTTAGCTAAAGCAGCTAAACTCATACAGAGACAAATCCGAACACATTTAACCAGAAAGGAGTTCATCACCCTAAGAAAGGCCACAATTTATATCCAGAAGATGTGGAGAG CTAAACTTGCACGTGAACTCTACGAACATATGAGGAGGGAAGCAGCTTCTATCCGGATACAGAAACATGCGCGTGCACACAGAGCAAGAATGTACTATACATCATTACAAGTATCAGCTATAGTTCTTCAATCAGGCTTGAGAGCATTTGCAGCACGAAATGAATATAGATACAGAAGAAGAACAAAGGCTTCAACGAAAATTCAG ACACAATGGAGAAAAGTTCAAGCTCTTTCTGATTACAAACAGCAGAAGAAAGCAACTGTTTCACTTCAATGTCTTTGGAGAGCAAGAATTGCAAGAAAAGAGCTCCGAAAGCTTCGGATG GCTGCTAGAGAAACTGGGGCACTTAAGGAGGCAAAGGACAAGCTAGAGAAGCGTGTTGAGGAGCTTACATGGAGACTAGATATTGAAAAGCACATGAGG ATGGATCTTGAAGAAGCTAAAGGGCAAGAGATTTCAAAATTGCAAAATGCATTACAAGAAATGCAAGCTCAGCTAGATGAAGCCCAGGCAGCAATTATACATGAGAGAGAAGCAGCAAAAATAGCAATTGAACAAGCACCACCAGTAATTAAAGAGGTACCTGTTGTGGACGATACAAAGCTAGAGTTACtgacaaataaaaatgaggAGCTGGAG ACTGAAGTGGAAGAGCTTAACAAGAAGATTAAAGAGTTTGAAGAGAAGTTCTCAGAAATTGAAAATGAGAATAAATCAAGGGTGAAAGAGGCGGAAGAAGCACAGCTTAAAGCAACACAACTTCAGGAGACCATTGAAAG ATTAGAATTGAGTTTGTCAAACCTTGAGTCTGAGAACCAGGTTCTATGCCAGCAGGCTTTGGAAGAATCAAAAAATGAAGAACTCTTTGAAGAAATCAAAAT CCTCAAGGGTCAGATAGCAAATCTAGAATCAGAGAATGAATCCCTACGGAGCCAGGCAGCAGCAGCTGCTTTAGAGCAGAAAGTCCATCCAGAGAAAATAGAAACAGACCATTCAGCAGCTTCTTTAGAGCAGAAAGTTCATCCAGAAAAAGTTGAACCAATCCCTGAAGTTGCTGTTGTAGAGAAGATCAATGTGCAACCAAGAGTTATTGCAGATAATGTGACTGCCCAAATGAAG AATTTGGATAATGGAAATCAGACAGAGGAAGAACTGCATTCaagaaaa GAACCAAAAGCACCAGTATTCTTGCTTACTAAACAGAGATCACTCACAGACAGACAGCAG GAAAGTCATGATGCACTGCTCAAGTGTCTCGCTGAAGATAAGCGGTTTGAGAAAAACAGACCAGCAGCTGCTTGTATTGTTTATAAAGCACTTCTTCATTGGAGATCCCTTGAAGCagaaaaaacacatatttttgataaaattacACATACTATCCGATCATCTATAGAG AGTCAAGAAGGAATCCATGATCTAGCCTACTGGCTTTCAACTACTTCAACACTTCTGTTTTATCTACAATGCACAATGAAGGCCAGCAATACAACTAAGGCAGTGTCACGTAATCGAAACTCCCCTGCTACTTTGTTTGGAAAAATGGCACAA GGTTTGCGTTCATCTTCAATGGGCTTGGGGATTTCAAGTGGCTACAGTGGAATGGTGGAGAAGCCAAATGATCAGTCTAAAGTAGAAGCCAAATATCCAGCTATTCTGTTTAAGCAGCATTTAACTGCATATGTGGAGAAGATATATGGAATGATCCGTGATAGTCTAAAGAAAGAGATTAGCCCATTCTTAAATTTGTGTATACAG GCACCAAGATCCATAAGAACTAGATCGATAAGAGGATCATCCAGAAACATCCATTCAAATATTGTTGCAAAACAGCAAGCATTACATATGTACTGGAAAGGAATCGTGGACAAGTTAGATCATGCCTTGCGTGTATTGTCTGATAACTAT GTCCCTCCCATCATTACAAGAAAGATATTTAGTCAGGTTTTCTCATTCATGAATATCCAGCTATTCAATAG TTTGTTGCTTCGTCGTGAGTGCTGTTCCTTTAGCAATGGAGAATATTTGAAAGCAGGATTGCATGAGTTGGAACTATGGTGTCTTAAAGCAACAGACCAG TTTGCTGGTTCATCTTGGGATGAACTCAAACATATACGCCAAGCTGTGGGATTTCTG GTTTTGCATCAAAAGACTCAAAAATCTTTAGAGGAAATCACAAATGAGCTCTGCCCG GGGTTAAGTATTCCACAAATATATCGTATTGGAACTATGTTCTGGGATGACAAGTATGGAGCACAGGGATTATCTGCAGAA GTCATTAGCAGAATGAGAGTGATTATGACAGAAGACTCAATAAGCATACATCATAGCTCATTCCTTTTAGAGGTGGATTCCAG CATACCATTCTTGATGGAGGAGATGTTTCGGTCCATGAGTGACATCCGGCTATCAGACATGGATGTGGATCCACCACCAATACTCAGGCAAAGGTCTGACTTCCATTTCTTGTTGCAACAGATGGACAGTGACTCTCAGTGA